In one window of Thalassotalea agarivorans DNA:
- the bioB gene encoding biotin synthase BioB, with translation MSATQHLGEVRHNWTVKEVNALFELPFNDLMFYAQSVHRQHFNANEVQVSTLLSIKTGACPEDCKYCSQSARYKTDIEKEKLLEVEKVLEAAKAAKAQGSTRFCMGAAWRNPKERDMPYVTKMVKEVKALGLETCMTLGMLDNDQAHQLKEAGLDYYNHNLDTSPEHYNQIITTRSYQDRLDTLTNVRDAGMKVCSGGILGLGEKATDRSSLLAQLANLSPQPESVPINMLVKIEGTPLSNVDDLDNFDFIRSIAVARIMMPKSHVRLSAGRDAMNEQMQSLCFLAGANSIFFGCKLLTAGNPETNQDVILFKKLGINTETVDSIEDEATQAKLKTAIVDQENKDLFYNAAQ, from the coding sequence ATGAGTGCAACGCAACATTTAGGCGAAGTCCGTCACAATTGGACAGTAAAAGAAGTAAACGCCTTATTCGAATTACCTTTTAACGATTTAATGTTTTATGCGCAATCTGTGCACAGACAACATTTCAATGCCAATGAAGTCCAGGTAAGCACCTTGTTATCAATTAAAACGGGCGCGTGTCCAGAAGACTGTAAGTATTGCTCACAAAGCGCGCGTTACAAAACCGATATTGAAAAGGAAAAATTGCTTGAAGTAGAAAAAGTGTTGGAAGCAGCAAAAGCCGCTAAAGCACAAGGTTCTACGCGTTTTTGTATGGGCGCGGCTTGGCGTAATCCAAAAGAGCGTGATATGCCGTATGTCACAAAAATGGTGAAAGAAGTTAAAGCACTAGGCCTAGAAACTTGTATGACTCTTGGTATGTTAGACAACGATCAGGCGCACCAGTTAAAAGAAGCGGGCTTAGATTACTACAACCATAATTTAGATACGTCACCTGAACATTATAACCAGATTATAACTACGCGAAGCTATCAAGATAGATTAGATACGTTAACTAACGTGCGCGATGCCGGTATGAAAGTATGTAGCGGTGGTATTTTAGGTTTAGGTGAAAAAGCGACTGATCGTTCATCATTATTGGCGCAGCTAGCTAACTTGTCGCCACAACCAGAAAGTGTACCAATTAACATGTTGGTTAAAATTGAAGGTACGCCATTGTCTAACGTTGATGATTTAGACAACTTTGATTTTATTCGTAGCATTGCTGTAGCACGTATTATGATGCCTAAGTCGCACGTAAGATTGTCTGCAGGACGCGATGCCATGAACGAACAAATGCAGTCGCTTTGTTTCCTAGCAGGTGCCAACTCGATTTTCTTCGGTTGCAAACTATTAACTGCAGGCAACCCTGAAACCAACCAAGATGTTATTTTGTTCAAAAAGCTGGGCATAAATACCGAAACGGTTGACAGTATTGAAGACGAAGCTACGCAAGCTAAGTTAAAAACAGCTATCGTCGACCAAGAAAACAAAGATTTATTCTACAACGCAGCGCAGTAG
- a CDS encoding YejL family protein — protein MPIVSKYPTERVEKIIKQLMDVLIDEKAEADLSLMCLGNTITEVISQQVPAELQESIVNNFTQALQQSIIKQ, from the coding sequence ATGCCTATTGTATCTAAATATCCTACAGAACGTGTAGAAAAAATTATCAAACAATTGATGGATGTCTTAATCGACGAAAAAGCAGAAGCTGATTTAAGCTTAATGTGCCTTGGAAACACCATTACAGAAGTTATATCTCAGCAAGTACCGGCTGAATTGCAAGAAAGCATCGTAAATAATTTTACGCAAGCCTTGCAACAATCTATCATAAAACAGTAA
- the bioD gene encoding dethiobiotin synthase encodes MTRRLFVTATDTDAGKTHFTEALIYALVKKQYNVAAFKPISAGCENVDGQLLNEDAQRLHGRANLGQTIENVNPFAFEPPIAPHIAAKEANQTLSLPLLTSAYQRLPLAMSDYVITEGAGGWQLPINETEYLSEFAISESMDIILVVNMKLGCLNHALLTLAAIKATGLNLVGWVANCYQGMSRLEDNIATLTAKVDAPLLAVLPYESNIESLSAKIDLSHL; translated from the coding sequence ATGACGAGACGGTTATTTGTCACTGCAACTGATACCGATGCAGGAAAAACACATTTTACTGAAGCATTAATTTACGCTTTGGTAAAAAAACAATATAACGTAGCAGCATTTAAACCCATTTCTGCGGGTTGTGAAAATGTAGACGGGCAGTTGCTAAATGAAGATGCTCAGCGCTTACATGGTAGAGCGAATCTAGGCCAAACGATTGAAAATGTAAATCCATTTGCATTTGAACCACCGATAGCACCGCATATCGCTGCCAAAGAAGCCAATCAAACATTATCGTTGCCATTGCTTACGTCAGCTTATCAGCGCCTGCCATTAGCGATGTCGGATTATGTCATTACTGAAGGTGCAGGGGGCTGGCAACTACCAATTAATGAAACAGAATACCTATCTGAATTCGCGATTAGTGAATCAATGGATATTATTCTTGTCGTTAATATGAAACTAGGCTGCCTTAACCACGCGCTACTCACATTAGCGGCAATTAAAGCAACAGGACTAAACCTTGTTGGTTGGGTTGCTAATTGTTACCAAGGCATGTCACGTTTAGAAGATAATATAGCGACGCTAACTGCCAAAGTAGATGCGCCGCTACTTGCTGTATTACCTTATGAATCAAATATAGAGTCGTTATCAGCGAAGATAGATCTCAGTCATTTATAA
- a CDS encoding DUF3413 domain-containing protein, with protein MVSNESASYSKRLLHLVSWSHWFTFFNIIAAIVLSSAYIVIEGMPDTTLGTTYLITNWLSHIAFLIFGSFVLLIFPLILVYPKTRVIRGVASLVFTVVLMLLALDAFIYSRLGYHINASASSQILDVIAAQIEIRPREFWFTTIVLAIVILVFQLLVSNYAWRHLRQLQKTVFARFIVAGLVVSFFFSHILHIWADANLEYDILRQDTVLPLSYPATAKTLLTKYDLFNKEDYLERKNAPLSLVGTIPAYSIDSAQCHASEAIDHSTFIVLSKKIFEQSQIERLLDRSALQSLMLKRHIDTSDSAQAWFNLLYSLPNIYQDDVLAQNAKPVLLDAIANQQLVSTFTLVGDENKAALPTWLIDAFDVFRNEPDISGLVLEDEFKKVKPGLHIVFFDQQDDYQLTLFLDALMLAQQNKAIKDNVYVSTLGNELTQTELIEKPSLLAFNSDNFQKVRTLTSHMDIAPTLMKNWLNCGLATTRYSVGQDIFTLKENRVIANTNEQGILVFNKDKSVFIDQSGNFNSYSRQQQAPITLKEDFPLMIDGVNYIKRFAVANTIEQPKK; from the coding sequence ATGGTTAGTAATGAATCCGCATCCTATAGTAAACGGTTGCTCCATCTAGTTAGTTGGAGCCATTGGTTTACGTTTTTCAATATCATCGCAGCCATTGTGCTTTCAAGCGCATATATTGTTATTGAAGGTATGCCAGACACCACATTAGGTACCACATATTTAATTACCAACTGGCTTAGCCATATAGCGTTTTTGATTTTTGGTAGCTTTGTACTGCTCATTTTCCCACTAATTTTGGTTTATCCTAAAACTCGCGTCATTAGAGGCGTAGCCTCGCTTGTATTTACCGTGGTGTTAATGTTGTTGGCACTTGATGCTTTTATCTATTCTCGATTGGGTTACCACATTAATGCCTCTGCTAGCTCGCAAATACTTGATGTTATTGCCGCGCAAATAGAAATACGCCCTCGCGAATTTTGGTTTACTACCATTGTGTTAGCCATTGTTATCTTAGTGTTTCAATTGCTGGTCAGTAACTATGCTTGGCGTCATTTAAGACAGTTACAAAAAACGGTGTTTGCACGTTTCATCGTTGCTGGCCTGGTGGTTTCGTTCTTCTTCAGCCATATTCTGCATATTTGGGCTGATGCAAACTTAGAGTACGATATACTAAGACAAGATACCGTTTTACCACTTTCTTACCCTGCAACTGCAAAAACCTTGCTGACAAAATATGATTTGTTTAATAAAGAAGACTATTTAGAGCGTAAGAATGCGCCGCTTAGTTTGGTTGGTACTATTCCAGCCTATTCAATAGACTCTGCGCAGTGCCACGCGAGCGAAGCGATTGATCATTCTACCTTTATTGTGTTGTCTAAAAAGATATTTGAACAGTCTCAAATTGAACGACTTCTCGACAGGTCTGCACTTCAAAGCTTGATGCTTAAACGACATATAGATACTTCGGATAGTGCGCAAGCATGGTTTAACCTGCTTTATAGCCTGCCAAACATCTATCAGGATGACGTGCTTGCACAAAATGCCAAACCAGTATTGTTAGATGCAATTGCTAATCAACAGCTGGTATCCACATTTACCTTAGTTGGCGATGAGAACAAAGCGGCATTACCAACATGGTTAATAGACGCCTTTGACGTGTTTAGAAACGAACCCGATATTTCGGGCTTAGTGTTAGAAGATGAGTTTAAGAAAGTTAAACCTGGCCTTCATATCGTCTTTTTTGATCAACAAGATGATTATCAACTTACCCTGTTTTTAGATGCGCTTATGTTAGCGCAGCAAAACAAAGCAATTAAAGACAACGTCTATGTTTCAACACTAGGCAATGAGCTTACCCAAACAGAGCTGATTGAAAAACCGAGTTTGTTAGCATTTAACAGCGATAATTTTCAAAAAGTAAGAACATTAACCAGTCATATGGATATTGCGCCGACATTAATGAAGAACTGGTTAAATTGTGGACTTGCAACGACACGATATAGCGTAGGCCAAGACATATTTACCCTTAAAGAAAATCGCGTCATTGCTAACACCAATGAACAAGGCATATTGGTCTTTAATAAAGATAAATCCGTATTTATTGATCAATCGGGTAATTTCAATAGCTATTCAAGGCAGCAACAAGCCCCTATTACGCTAAAAGAAGATTTTCCGTTAATGATTGACGGCGTTAACTACATTAAACGTTTTGCGGTTGCTAATACGATTGAACAACCAAAGAAGTGA
- a CDS encoding type II toxin-antitoxin system HicB family antitoxin: MKYPVMIKTVSDGYECSAPDIVGCMVLASGIESGLDKLEIAVEEHLQILAEYGESIPRASNIDTQRVNHPSPAIVWAVIDIDITPFLGKSHKINVTLPELLIKKIDDCVSRNSNYTTRSGFIAQACINELTKKTYD, encoded by the coding sequence ATGAAATACCCGGTAATGATCAAAACAGTAAGCGACGGTTACGAATGCTCTGCCCCTGATATCGTTGGATGCATGGTGCTAGCATCTGGGATTGAATCTGGTCTTGATAAGTTAGAAATTGCCGTAGAAGAACATCTTCAAATATTGGCGGAGTACGGAGAGTCTATTCCACGTGCAAGCAATATCGATACGCAAAGGGTAAACCACCCTTCTCCCGCTATTGTTTGGGCGGTTATCGACATTGATATCACACCATTTTTAGGCAAGAGCCATAAGATTAATGTGACGCTACCAGAATTATTGATTAAAAAGATTGATGACTGCGTGAGTCGCAACTCGAACTACACTACGCGCTCAGGCTTTATTGCCCAAGCGTGCATAAATGAGTTAACGAAGAAAACATACGATTAA
- the bioA gene encoding adenosylmethionine--8-amino-7-oxononanoate transaminase, with the protein MINNYTDILSFDKKHLWHPYTSMTNPLPVYCVESASGVHINLASGESLIDGMSSWWSVIHGYNHPTLNNAVVEQTKKMAHVMFGGLTHKPAVDLAQRLVNLTPAGLDKVFLADSGSVSVEVAIKMAYQFWQAKGQHKKTRLLTVKNGYHGDTFAAMSVCDPVNGMHHMFENVMQQHLFAPAPQTRFEQDFDESELTSLTALFEQHHQSMAALIIEPIVQGAGGMRIYHKDYLKACRALCDKYDVLLICDEIATGFGRTGKMFACQWADITPDIMCLGKALTGGYMTLAATITTQQVADTISESEAGCFMHGPTFMGNPLACAVANASLSLFEQDDYLSKIAAIESQLKNNILPLKSHPRVADTRVLGAIGVVETHQPVNMANIQAHFVSQGVWIRPFGKLIYIMPPYVATSADLNALTSAIASALDQDNCFSAS; encoded by the coding sequence ATGATTAATAATTATACAGATATTCTCTCTTTTGATAAAAAACATCTTTGGCATCCGTACACGTCTATGACCAATCCTTTACCTGTTTATTGTGTAGAGAGTGCGTCTGGTGTGCATATTAATTTAGCCAGCGGTGAATCCTTGATAGATGGTATGTCTTCTTGGTGGTCAGTTATTCACGGCTATAACCACCCTACTTTAAACAACGCCGTTGTTGAACAAACAAAAAAGATGGCGCATGTCATGTTTGGCGGTTTAACCCATAAGCCTGCGGTGGATTTAGCACAGCGTTTAGTAAATCTAACGCCTGCTGGACTAGATAAAGTGTTTCTTGCCGACAGTGGCTCTGTTTCGGTTGAAGTCGCCATAAAGATGGCATATCAATTCTGGCAAGCAAAAGGTCAGCACAAAAAAACGCGCTTATTGACGGTAAAAAATGGTTACCATGGCGATACTTTTGCCGCGATGAGCGTTTGCGATCCCGTTAACGGTATGCATCACATGTTTGAAAACGTAATGCAGCAACATTTATTTGCCCCTGCGCCGCAAACACGTTTCGAACAAGATTTTGACGAATCAGAACTAACATCACTTACCGCCCTGTTTGAACAGCACCATCAATCAATGGCCGCCCTTATTATTGAGCCGATTGTGCAAGGTGCCGGTGGTATGCGTATTTACCACAAAGACTATTTAAAAGCCTGTAGAGCACTGTGCGACAAATATGATGTGTTGTTGATTTGCGATGAAATAGCTACCGGATTTGGACGCACAGGTAAAATGTTTGCTTGCCAATGGGCTGACATTACACCCGATATCATGTGTTTAGGTAAAGCATTAACCGGTGGTTATATGACATTGGCAGCAACAATTACAACGCAACAAGTAGCTGATACGATTAGTGAAAGTGAAGCGGGTTGTTTTATGCATGGGCCGACGTTTATGGGCAACCCTTTAGCATGTGCGGTTGCCAATGCCAGTTTATCTTTGTTTGAACAAGACGACTACCTAAGCAAAATTGCAGCAATAGAGTCACAACTAAAGAACAACATTCTGCCACTTAAATCGCACCCTAGAGTTGCTGATACTCGCGTGTTAGGTGCAATCGGCGTTGTCGAAACACATCAGCCGGTCAATATGGCAAATATTCAAGCACATTTCGTTAGCCAAGGCGTATGGATTAGACCTTTTGGTAAGTTGATTTATATTATGCCGCCCTACGTGGCTACGAGCGCAGATCTAAATGCACTAACCTCTGCCATTGCTAGCGCACTAGATCAGGATAATTGTTTTAGTGCGAGTTGA
- the asnS gene encoding asparagine--tRNA ligase encodes MSVIAITDVLSGKYPVDQEITVHGWIRTRRDSKAGISFLAIHDGSCFDPIQAVVPNDLENYESEVLKLTTGSSVKVTGKLVESQGSGQAFEIQATGVEIYGLVEDPDTYPMAAKRHSIEFLREHAHLRPRTNIGGAVTRVRNTLAQAIHRFFHERGYMWIATPIVTGSDCEGAGEMFRVSTLDMENLPRTEQGDIDYSEDFFGKETFLTVSGQLNVETYASALSKVYTFGPTFRAENSNTSRHLAEFWMVEPEIAFADLSIAADLAEDMLKYVFKAVLEERADDMAFFQQRVDKTVIDRLNSVIDSEFTRMDYTDAIDILLNCGKKFENPVSWGIDLNSEHERYLAEEHVGGPVVLQNYPKDIKAFYMRLNDDGKTVAAMDVLAPGIGEIIGGSQREERLDVLDARLAEMDLDPADYSWYRDLRRYGTVPHAGFGLGFERLVAYATGVGNVRDVIPFPRAPKTAAY; translated from the coding sequence ATGTCAGTAATAGCGATTACCGATGTACTATCTGGAAAATATCCAGTAGATCAAGAAATCACAGTTCATGGCTGGATTCGCACACGTCGCGATTCTAAAGCCGGTATTTCATTTTTAGCGATTCATGATGGTTCATGTTTTGATCCGATTCAGGCGGTAGTTCCCAATGACCTCGAAAATTACGAGTCTGAAGTATTAAAGCTAACAACAGGTAGCTCTGTAAAAGTGACTGGTAAGCTGGTTGAGTCGCAAGGTTCAGGACAAGCATTTGAAATTCAAGCAACAGGCGTTGAAATATACGGTCTAGTTGAAGATCCTGACACCTACCCTATGGCAGCCAAGCGTCATAGTATTGAATTTTTACGTGAGCATGCGCATTTGCGCCCTCGCACTAATATTGGTGGTGCCGTAACGCGCGTACGTAACACGTTGGCTCAAGCTATCCATCGTTTTTTCCACGAACGTGGTTATATGTGGATTGCAACACCAATTGTAACAGGCAGCGACTGTGAAGGTGCTGGCGAAATGTTTAGAGTATCAACGCTTGATATGGAAAACTTGCCTCGTACAGAGCAAGGCGATATCGATTACAGCGAAGATTTCTTTGGTAAAGAAACGTTCCTAACGGTTTCGGGTCAGTTAAACGTTGAAACTTACGCGAGTGCATTGTCTAAGGTATACACCTTTGGCCCTACGTTCCGTGCTGAAAACTCAAATACGTCAAGACATTTGGCCGAGTTTTGGATGGTAGAACCTGAAATTGCGTTTGCCGATCTATCTATTGCCGCAGATCTAGCAGAAGATATGCTTAAGTACGTGTTTAAAGCAGTACTTGAAGAGCGCGCAGATGACATGGCGTTTTTCCAACAACGTGTAGACAAAACGGTTATCGACCGCTTAAACAGTGTTATCGACAGCGAATTTACACGTATGGATTACACTGACGCAATAGATATCCTACTTAACTGTGGCAAGAAGTTTGAAAACCCAGTGTCTTGGGGCATTGATTTAAACTCAGAGCACGAAAGATATCTAGCCGAAGAACATGTAGGCGGCCCTGTCGTTTTACAAAACTACCCGAAAGATATCAAAGCATTTTACATGCGTTTGAATGATGACGGTAAAACAGTAGCAGCGATGGACGTATTAGCGCCAGGCATCGGTGAAATCATCGGTGGTTCACAACGTGAGGAACGTCTAGATGTATTAGATGCTCGCCTTGCCGAGATGGATTTAGATCCAGCTGACTACAGTTGGTACAGAGACTTACGTCGCTACGGCACAGTGCCACATGCTGGTTTTGGTTTAGGTTTTGAACGCTTAGTTGCCTACGCAACAGGCGTTGGCAATGTAAGGGATGTCATTCCATTCCCAAGAGCACCTAAAACAGCTGCTTACTAA
- the bioC gene encoding malonyl-ACP O-methyltransferase BioC, protein MSNFQERVKIAKSFGGASDSYDVSARLQRFSGKHLMPWLPNRHDLTVLDLGCGTGFFTDILASQYEQVIGLDISTKMLNFAKQKRNKAITWVEADAFKLPFADNSLDFIYTNLVIQWCEPLQDSLNEMMRVLKPGGLVAFSTLIDGTLFELKSAWKQVDDDQHVIDFRTLESLESAVNQGAFRLLESKQQDVILEYENVIHLARELKGLGANHVPKKRNKGLAGKDKWQKMETSYSDFQEPGGVYPATYKVYSGLLVKLSD, encoded by the coding sequence ATGTCTAATTTCCAAGAACGAGTAAAAATTGCTAAGTCTTTTGGTGGCGCTAGCGATAGTTACGACGTAAGTGCGAGGCTGCAAAGGTTTAGTGGCAAACATTTAATGCCATGGTTACCGAATCGCCATGATCTCACCGTACTTGATTTAGGCTGTGGCACCGGCTTTTTTACCGATATTTTAGCTAGCCAATATGAGCAAGTGATTGGTTTAGATATTTCCACCAAAATGCTTAATTTTGCAAAGCAAAAACGAAACAAAGCAATCACCTGGGTAGAAGCGGACGCATTTAAATTGCCTTTTGCAGACAATAGTCTTGATTTTATCTATACCAATTTAGTGATCCAATGGTGTGAACCGTTGCAAGATAGCCTCAATGAAATGATGCGCGTGCTTAAACCTGGTGGTTTAGTTGCCTTTAGCACATTGATTGATGGCACCTTGTTTGAATTGAAATCTGCTTGGAAACAAGTAGATGACGATCAACACGTCATCGATTTTAGAACACTTGAATCACTAGAAAGCGCTGTAAACCAAGGCGCGTTTAGGTTACTGGAAAGCAAACAACAAGACGTAATTTTAGAGTATGAAAACGTTATTCATCTCGCTAGAGAATTGAAAGGCCTGGGTGCTAACCATGTGCCGAAGAAAAGAAATAAAGGTCTAGCCGGTAAAGATAAGTGGCAAAAAATGGAAACCAGTTATTCAGATTTCCAAGAGCCCGGTGGCGTATATCCAGCGACTTATAAAGTATATTCTGGGCTATTAGTAAAACTTTCTGATTAA
- a CDS encoding 6-phosphofructokinase: MTKSKRIALLTSGGDAPGMNAAIRGVVLACEKHDVQVYGYLQGYNGLIDDNYCLLTSDDVAQIVHLGGTILKSARCPQMCDDDGLKQAATNLMKSKIDALIVIGGDGSFNGLLALKRFWPGQMLGLPGTIDNDLDNTDYTIGFSTAINTALDAIDKIRDTAQAFDRVFAIELMGRHSGHLTFNTGIASGAEHIMSFENTNVSDTDKTLSELAQEINVIKQKRNRSYVIVVAENLWPGGVQTLATQLKQSHNIDCTVCVLGHIQRGGNPDAKDRVMATRMGVAAVQAVLLGETDKMVGEVNQEMVLVPLKTAIQQTKAVNSHLVEMQSTILKG; this comes from the coding sequence ATGACAAAATCAAAACGAATAGCTTTATTGACAAGTGGTGGTGATGCACCGGGCATGAATGCTGCAATTCGCGGCGTAGTGCTCGCCTGTGAGAAACATGACGTGCAGGTCTATGGTTACTTGCAAGGTTACAATGGCCTCATAGACGACAACTATTGTTTACTTACCAGTGACGATGTTGCTCAAATCGTCCATTTAGGTGGCACCATTTTAAAAAGCGCCCGTTGTCCGCAAATGTGTGATGACGACGGTTTAAAACAAGCAGCCACAAACTTAATGAAATCAAAAATAGATGCATTAATTGTGATCGGTGGCGATGGCTCTTTTAATGGCCTACTTGCGTTAAAGCGCTTTTGGCCTGGGCAAATGCTTGGGTTGCCTGGCACTATAGACAATGATTTAGATAACACTGACTATACAATTGGCTTCTCAACGGCCATAAATACGGCGCTTGATGCGATAGACAAAATACGTGACACGGCACAAGCTTTCGATCGCGTTTTTGCAATCGAGCTCATGGGTAGACACAGCGGACACCTTACTTTTAACACCGGTATCGCCAGTGGCGCTGAACATATTATGTCATTTGAAAACACTAATGTTTCTGATACTGACAAAACGCTCTCTGAGTTAGCTCAAGAGATAAACGTAATAAAACAAAAGCGAAATCGTAGCTACGTAATTGTAGTTGCAGAAAACCTCTGGCCTGGCGGCGTTCAAACATTAGCTACGCAACTAAAACAATCACATAACATTGATTGCACTGTTTGTGTGCTTGGCCATATTCAACGCGGTGGCAATCCTGATGCGAAAGATCGCGTAATGGCAACTAGGATGGGAGTTGCAGCGGTACAAGCTGTTTTATTGGGTGAAACAGACAAAATGGTTGGAGAAGTAAATCAGGAAATGGTACTTGTGCCATTAAAAACGGCTATACAACAAACAAAAGCGGTAAATAGCCACTTAGTTGAAATGCAATCGACTATTTTAAAAGGATGA
- the bioF gene encoding 8-amino-7-oxononanoate synthase, with protein MPFSFIEEALKQQKDKHRYRTRIVTSTDALSVMWQGSDDFINFSSNDYLGLSHDSRVINALQTAAEKYGVGSASSSLVTGYHDSHKQLEDKLCEWLGYPSALLFNSGFTANCAVLDAIGKKGSCLFLDKLSHASIIDGARSSEADFKRFAHNNIEHAESLLTASEHKHKLIVSEGVFSMDGDCAPLNELARLSKQFDAPLYIDDAHAVGVIGEQGTGSSVVKPDILMVTFGKALGTSGAAILCSEAIKEYLVNVSRHYIYSTAISPAIATATCAAIDIAQTEEWRRERIVENVQLLKQGLRDDIKTTDSNSSILGIMLGDEQSTIEASQSLKSKGIWLSAIRPPTVPVGQSRLRVTINSNHNTNQINKLVSCLNEVIV; from the coding sequence ATGCCGTTCAGCTTTATAGAAGAAGCGCTTAAACAGCAAAAAGATAAACATCGTTACCGTACACGTATTGTCACTTCGACCGATGCGCTTAGCGTAATGTGGCAAGGTAGCGATGATTTTATCAATTTTTCTTCTAATGATTATCTAGGACTCAGCCACGACAGCCGTGTTATCAATGCGCTGCAAACAGCAGCCGAAAAGTACGGCGTTGGATCTGCATCGTCAAGTTTGGTCACTGGTTATCATGATTCTCATAAACAGTTGGAAGACAAGCTATGTGAGTGGCTAGGGTATCCATCGGCACTATTGTTTAATAGCGGATTTACTGCCAATTGTGCTGTGCTCGATGCGATCGGTAAAAAGGGTAGCTGTTTGTTTTTAGATAAATTAAGCCATGCCTCTATTATCGATGGTGCGCGCAGTAGCGAAGCGGACTTTAAACGGTTTGCTCACAATAATATCGAACATGCTGAATCACTATTAACCGCCTCTGAGCACAAACATAAACTTATAGTGTCTGAAGGGGTGTTTAGCATGGATGGCGACTGTGCGCCGCTAAATGAATTAGCGCGTTTATCAAAGCAATTCGATGCGCCGTTATACATTGATGATGCGCATGCAGTAGGGGTGATAGGTGAGCAAGGCACAGGAAGCAGTGTAGTTAAACCCGATATACTAATGGTTACTTTCGGTAAAGCCTTAGGTACAAGTGGCGCTGCAATTCTGTGTAGCGAAGCTATTAAAGAGTATTTAGTTAATGTCAGTCGCCATTACATATATTCCACGGCAATAAGCCCTGCAATCGCTACAGCAACTTGTGCTGCAATTGATATTGCTCAAACTGAAGAATGGCGCCGTGAACGTATTGTAGAAAACGTTCAATTGCTAAAACAGGGATTACGTGACGATATTAAAACAACGGATAGTAACTCTTCTATACTAGGTATTATGTTAGGAGATGAACAGTCCACGATTGAGGCTTCTCAATCGCTTAAATCAAAAGGTATTTGGCTGTCTGCAATAAGGCCACCTACTGTACCTGTTGGTCAAAGTAGGTTACGCGTTACCATAAACTCCAATCATAATACTAATCAAATCAATAAGTTAGTCAGTTGTTTAAACGAGGTTATAGTTTAA
- a CDS encoding LytR/AlgR family response regulator transcription factor — MLKTLIVDDEPLARKGLRIRLYELNNIDIVGEANNGQAAIDFVLENDVDLVFIDIQMPGITGIEAVEQLLNKAENLPHFIFVTAFDEYALKAFEMHAIDYLLKPVDEDRLAEAVEKVTQRIAEQQKAQQTNKLVALVSQLSGQEAEVIYESLANQEDISLKTYSDILPIKDSGEVSRVPVNSILWIDAAGDYMCVHTENDGTHILRKTMKQLEEILDPKIFVRSHRSSIVNINFIQKFCSQLNGEYYLVMKNGKELKVSRSYKDKVKQLVTV; from the coding sequence ATGTTAAAAACACTGATTGTTGATGACGAACCACTTGCAAGAAAAGGGCTTAGAATACGCTTATATGAGCTCAACAATATCGACATTGTTGGTGAAGCGAATAATGGTCAGGCAGCAATAGATTTTGTGTTAGAAAATGATGTTGATTTGGTCTTTATAGATATCCAAATGCCAGGCATCACCGGTATTGAAGCAGTAGAACAGTTACTAAACAAAGCCGAAAACTTGCCACATTTTATTTTTGTGACTGCGTTTGACGAATATGCGTTGAAAGCATTTGAAATGCACGCGATAGATTATTTGTTAAAGCCTGTTGATGAAGACAGACTAGCAGAAGCCGTAGAGAAGGTTACTCAACGCATAGCCGAACAACAAAAAGCGCAACAAACCAACAAATTAGTTGCTTTAGTCAGCCAATTAAGTGGCCAAGAAGCAGAGGTGATATACGAATCTCTCGCCAATCAAGAAGACATTAGCTTAAAAACATATTCAGATATTTTACCAATCAAGGATTCGGGTGAAGTAAGTCGCGTACCGGTGAATTCAATTTTATGGATTGATGCGGCGGGCGATTATATGTGCGTTCACACCGAAAATGACGGTACACACATACTGCGCAAAACGATGAAACAGTTAGAAGAAATTCTAGATCCTAAGATATTTGTGCGTAGTCACCGTTCTTCTATTGTTAATATTAATTTTATTCAAAAGTTTTGTAGTCAGCTAAACGGCGAATACTACTTAGTGATGAAAAACGGTAAAGAATTAAAGGTGAGCAGAAGCTATAAAGATAAAGTTAAGCAGCTCGTTACTGTTTAA